One stretch of Zingiber officinale cultivar Zhangliang chromosome 6B, Zo_v1.1, whole genome shotgun sequence DNA includes these proteins:
- the LOC121992083 gene encoding armadillo repeat-containing protein LFR-like isoform X2, with translation MQKREAGKFGGSSTTPAKRGRPFGSTAAAAAAAAAAAANSATSDIAGDASSPGSLLGPTLQISTSFAEQNNKRIVLALQSGLKSELRWALNTLTLLSFKEKDDFRRDSTPLAKIPGLLDALLQVVDDWRDIALPRDYTKPARVRSLGSNTAVTGFGYEFEGTNSLGTISYPGHKGLSNMEASSLKKQRTADWWLNDDGLFNIDEEGRAEKQLCAVAASNVIRNFSFMPDNEQVMAQHRHCIETMFQCIEDQNTDEELVTNALETIVNLAPLLDLRIFSSSKPSFCGMTEKRAVQAIMGMLGSSVKAWHCAAAELLGRLIINPDNEPFLLPSSSEIYKRLVDLLSLPAVDAQAAAVGALYNLAEVNTDSRMKLASERWAVDRLFKVVKTPHPVPDVCRKAAMILESLVCEPQNRHLLLAHESSFAEILMSDGRYSDTFARILFELTSRPNNKSSATRAVWGA, from the exons ATGCAGAAGAGGGAAGCCGGCAAGTTCGGCGGCTCGTCCACAACGCCGGCCAAGCGCGGCCGCCCGTTCGGAAGCACAGCCGCAGCAGCGGCCGCTGCAGCTGCCGCAGCCGCTAACTCCGCTACGTCCGATATCGCAGGCGACGCTTCCTCCCCCGGGTCTCTCCTTGGCCCTACCCTCCAGATTTCCACATCCTTCGCCG AACAAAACAATAAGAGAATTGTCTTAGCACTGCAAAGTGGATTAAAGAGTGAGCTGAGATGGGCTTTGAATACTCTTACACTACtttcttttaaagaaaaagatgatTTCCGCAGAGATTCAACTCCACTTGCTAAGATACCTGGCCTATTGGATGCGCTCCTTCAAGTT GTTGATGACTGGCGTGACATTGCTCTTCCACGAGACTATACAAAGCCCGCAAGGGTAAGGTCATTGGGTTCCAATACAGCAGTTACAGGTTTTGGGTATGAGTTTGAAGGAACAAACTCTCTTGGTACCATATCCTACCCTGG tCATAAAGGTTTATCTAACATGGAGGCTTCTAGTTTGAAGAAGCAACGGACAGCTGACTGGTGGTTGAATGATGATGGTTTGTTTAACATTGATGAAGAAGGCCGTGCAGAAAAGCAACTGTGTGCTGTTGCTGCTTCGAATGTCATTAGGAACTTCTCTTTCATGCCTGATAATGAACAAGTCATGGCACAGCATAGACACTGCATAGAAACTATGTTCCAGTGTATAGAGGATCAGAACACAG ATGAGGAGCTGGTAACAAATGCATTAGAGACAATTGTCAATTTAGCACCACTTTTGGACCTTCGTATTTTTAGCTCGTCTAAGCCTTCTTTCTGTGGAATGAC AGAGAAACGTGCAGTTCAAGCCATCATGGGCATGCTTGGATCTTCAGTTAAGGCTTGGCATTGTGCAGCTGCTGAATTGCTAGGAAGGCTTATTATAAATCCTGATAATGAGCCATTTCTTCTTCCATCATCTTCAGAG ATATACAAAAGACTAGTTGATCTTCTTAGCTTACCAGCTGTGGATGCACAAGCAGCGGCAGTTGGGGCACTCTATAATCTAGCAGAAGTCAATACAGATTCCCGGATGAAGCTTGCAAGTGAAAGATG GGCGGTTGATAGACTCTTCAAAGTAGTCAAGACTCCACATCCAGTACCAGATGTTTGCAGAAAAGCTGCAATGATACTGGAAAGCTTGGTGTGTGAACCTCAGAACCGGCACCTGCTTTTGGCACATGAAAGTAGTTTTGCAGAGATCCTAATGTCAGATGGTAGATATTCTGATACCTTTGCACGGATACTGTTTGAGTTGACGTCGAGACCAAATAACAAATCTTCTGCTACTCGTGCTGTCTGGGGTGCATGA
- the LOC121992083 gene encoding armadillo repeat-containing protein LFR-like isoform X1: MQKREAGKFGGSSTTPAKRGRPFGSTAAAAAAAAAAAANSATSDIAGDASSPGSLLGPTLQISTSFAEQNNKRIVLALQSGLKSELRWALNTLTLLSFKEKDDFRRDSTPLAKIPGLLDALLQVVDDWRDIALPRDYTKPARVRSLGSNTAVTGFGYEFEGTNSLGTISYPGHKGLSNMEASSLKKQRTADWWLNDDGLFNIDEEGRAEKQLCAVAASNVIRNFSFMPDNEQVMAQHRHCIETMFQCIEDQNTEDEELVTNALETIVNLAPLLDLRIFSSSKPSFCGMTEKRAVQAIMGMLGSSVKAWHCAAAELLGRLIINPDNEPFLLPSSSEIYKRLVDLLSLPAVDAQAAAVGALYNLAEVNTDSRMKLASERWAVDRLFKVVKTPHPVPDVCRKAAMILESLVCEPQNRHLLLAHESSFAEILMSDGRYSDTFARILFELTSRPNNKSSATRAVWGA, translated from the exons ATGCAGAAGAGGGAAGCCGGCAAGTTCGGCGGCTCGTCCACAACGCCGGCCAAGCGCGGCCGCCCGTTCGGAAGCACAGCCGCAGCAGCGGCCGCTGCAGCTGCCGCAGCCGCTAACTCCGCTACGTCCGATATCGCAGGCGACGCTTCCTCCCCCGGGTCTCTCCTTGGCCCTACCCTCCAGATTTCCACATCCTTCGCCG AACAAAACAATAAGAGAATTGTCTTAGCACTGCAAAGTGGATTAAAGAGTGAGCTGAGATGGGCTTTGAATACTCTTACACTACtttcttttaaagaaaaagatgatTTCCGCAGAGATTCAACTCCACTTGCTAAGATACCTGGCCTATTGGATGCGCTCCTTCAAGTT GTTGATGACTGGCGTGACATTGCTCTTCCACGAGACTATACAAAGCCCGCAAGGGTAAGGTCATTGGGTTCCAATACAGCAGTTACAGGTTTTGGGTATGAGTTTGAAGGAACAAACTCTCTTGGTACCATATCCTACCCTGG tCATAAAGGTTTATCTAACATGGAGGCTTCTAGTTTGAAGAAGCAACGGACAGCTGACTGGTGGTTGAATGATGATGGTTTGTTTAACATTGATGAAGAAGGCCGTGCAGAAAAGCAACTGTGTGCTGTTGCTGCTTCGAATGTCATTAGGAACTTCTCTTTCATGCCTGATAATGAACAAGTCATGGCACAGCATAGACACTGCATAGAAACTATGTTCCAGTGTATAGAGGATCAGAACACAG AAGATGAGGAGCTGGTAACAAATGCATTAGAGACAATTGTCAATTTAGCACCACTTTTGGACCTTCGTATTTTTAGCTCGTCTAAGCCTTCTTTCTGTGGAATGAC AGAGAAACGTGCAGTTCAAGCCATCATGGGCATGCTTGGATCTTCAGTTAAGGCTTGGCATTGTGCAGCTGCTGAATTGCTAGGAAGGCTTATTATAAATCCTGATAATGAGCCATTTCTTCTTCCATCATCTTCAGAG ATATACAAAAGACTAGTTGATCTTCTTAGCTTACCAGCTGTGGATGCACAAGCAGCGGCAGTTGGGGCACTCTATAATCTAGCAGAAGTCAATACAGATTCCCGGATGAAGCTTGCAAGTGAAAGATG GGCGGTTGATAGACTCTTCAAAGTAGTCAAGACTCCACATCCAGTACCAGATGTTTGCAGAAAAGCTGCAATGATACTGGAAAGCTTGGTGTGTGAACCTCAGAACCGGCACCTGCTTTTGGCACATGAAAGTAGTTTTGCAGAGATCCTAATGTCAGATGGTAGATATTCTGATACCTTTGCACGGATACTGTTTGAGTTGACGTCGAGACCAAATAACAAATCTTCTGCTACTCGTGCTGTCTGGGGTGCATGA
- the LOC121992085 gene encoding protein IQ-DOMAIN 32-like yields the protein MGRSSTSCFKIIGCGSGDAVDDDEHVVDEAKSLADKRRWSFHKRSSKHQVLNDSVISEPVSVCSSKQSQEASTTTLHSSKYNLSENPPAQEKPVKTSPIPSNIVNSKAPPSLANRIDTPADPSLNEPDAIILQAAIRGYLARKMLHKLRSIVKLQAAVRGHLVRRQAIGTLRCILAIIRVQAFVKGRLTCQLIGNLPSSGDTNSEGVEASSEKSNKTPIKYLLSNSFARQLLEITPTTKTMYIKCVPSKSDSAWQWLERWMAITSSGVSQHEQSVKESNFESEADAAVADSEPEKNIPPTVSTMLSEPNLSSSESSFKDDKNSVATENTGNFELQTSVIASDDSSKCLPNDDGENLELGNEVSNISVEGSINTEMVNDSPNSFSDHKALQPNLSSEILYDTIPHMLGCTKGTSTSESELSESIETEGENSVIASQKSCNPVFIAHSASSDNQNLASKVKTESNKLKVEFFTNTEAISAENSTFHNLRIPAAASECGTISSTLDSLEKFADDGRQIVLEIGTLEEQNHAEKTVSLQNLDSSVSVSTLYSDTNETQGPDGVEHTTADSDVSVSIVHVHQNAAMSTISDLQSRLEEIEQPRSPEGIGRTHAMVPDPHGTPSSDISVSSSKSKRDHNKRTHGYSSNLASKKSPSNPDKDPVGRNSTGDLSKDARNPKRSNSFGTAKMDPVDQEARLSNSSSLPGYMQATASARAKAHARASMKSSPDLLDTPPKKRHSLPIENGKQTSSPHVQRSASQVQQIAKSGGVHSPQNSAERWQR from the exons ATGGGAAGGTCTTCTACTTCATGCTTCAAGATCATCGGCTGCGGTAGCGGGGATGCCGTCGATGACGACGAGCACGTGGTGGATGAG GCAAAATCTTTAGCAGATAAACGTAGATGGAGTTTCCATAAGAGATCATCCAAGCATCAAGTGCTTAATGACAGTGTTATCTCAGAACCTGTGTCTGTTTGCTCTAGCAAACAGAGCCAAGAAGCTTCAACAACTACTCTTcattcatcaaaatataacttgtCAGAAAACCCCCCAGCTCAAGAAAAGCCAGTTAAAACATCTCCAATTCCATCAAATATTGTGAATTCAAAGGCTCCACCATCTCTTGCTAACAGAATTGATACTCCAGCTGACCCTTCTCTGAATGAACCTGATGCTATTATTCTTCAGGCTGCCATAAGGGGCTATTTG GCTAGGAAAATGCTCCATAAACTTAGGAGCATTGTCAAGTTGCAAGCAGCTGTACGCGGACATCTAGTTAGAAGACAGGCTATTGGAACTTTGCGGTGTATCCTAGCGATAATAAGAGTGCAGGCCTTTGTAAAGGGTCGTCTTACTTGCCAATTAATTGGAAACTTACCTTCCTCAGGAGATACCAACTCTGAG GGAGTGGAAGCTTCTTCTGAGAAATCAAATAAAACACCAATAAAATATTTACTTTCAAATAGCTTTGCTCGTCAG CTTCTGGAGATCACGCCAACCACAAAAACCATGTACATAAAATGTGTTCCATCAAAGTCTGATTCAGCATGGCAGTGGTTAGAGAGATGGATGGCTATAACATCATCGGGAGTAAGCCAACACGAGCAAAGTGTCAAAGAAAGTAATTTTGAATCAGAGGCCGATGCTGCAGTAGCAGACAGTGAACCAGAGAAAAATATTCCACCTACTGTTTCCACAATGCTATCGGAGCCTAATTTGTCTTCCTCAGAATCGTCCTTCAAAGATGATAAAAATAGTGTAGCAACTGAAAATACTGGAAACTTTGAGTTGCAAACTTCAGTTATTGCTTCAGATGATTCTAGCAAATGTTTGCCAAATGACGATGGTGAAAATTTGGAGCTCGGAAATGAGGTTTCCAACATTAGTGTTGAAGGTTCTATAAATACTGAGATGGTGAATGACAGTCCAAATTCTTTTTCAGATCACAAAGCATTGCAACCAAACTTAAGCTCAGAAATACTATATGATACTATACCTCATATGCTTGGATGCACAAAAGGCACGTCCACTAGTGAAAGTGAATTATCTGAATCAATTGAGACAGAAGGGGAGAACTCTGTAATTGCTTCCCAAAAATCATGTAACCCTGTATTTATTGCTCACTCTGCTAGTTCAGATAATCAAAATCTTGCATCAAAAGTGAAAAcagaaagcaataaattaaaggTGGAATTTTTCACTAATACTGAGGCAATTTCAGCAGAGAACTCAACGTTCCATAATTTGAGGATTCCAGCTGCAGCTTCAGAATGTGGTACCATCTCCTCCACTCTCGACTCACTGGAGAAATTTGCAGATGATGGTAGGCAAATTGTTCTTGAAATTGGTACACTAGAGGAACAGAACCATGCTGAGAAAACTGTTAGTCTCCAAAATTTGGATAGCAGTGTTAGTGTCTCTACCTTATATTCTGATACAAATGAAACACAAGGACCTGATGGAGTTGAGCATACTACTGCTGACTCAGATGTTTCTGTTAGCATAGTGCATGTTCATCAAAATGCAGCTATGTCAACTATTTCAGATTTACAGAGCCGTTTGGAAGAAATAGAACAACCTAGGTCACCTGAGGGGATTGGCAGAACTCATGCAATGGTACCTGATCCACATGGCACGCCATCTAGTGACATTTCTGTGAGTTCCAGCAAGAGCAAGAGGGATCATAACAAGCGTACTCATGGGTACAGTTCTAATTTGGCAAGTAAAAAATCACCATCCAATCCAGATAAAGATCCAGTTGGAAGAAATAGTACAGGGGACTTATCAAAGGATGCAAGGAATCCAAAGAGGAGCAACTCTTTTGGGACGGCCAAGATGGATCCTGTTGATCAGGAGGCCAGGCTCAGTAATAGCAGTTCTCTACCAGGTTATATGCAGGCCACTGCGTCTGCTAGAGCTAAAGCTCATGCTAGAGCATCTATGAAGTCCAGTCCTGATCTGCTTGATACCCCGCCTAAGAAAAGACATTCGCTACCTATCGAAAACGGAAAGCAGACCTCATCTCCGCACGTGCAAAGATCAGCTTCCCAAGTTCAGCAGATTGCGAAGAGTGGTGGAGTTCATTCTCCTCAAAACTCTGCTG AAAGATGGCAAAGATGA